A DNA window from Phycisphaerae bacterium contains the following coding sequences:
- the atpD gene encoding F0F1 ATP synthase subunit beta, producing the protein MAKSNGRNFGRVTQVIGSTLDAEFDEDRMPKLYNALKVNVERKVLGMTERETLWCEVALHLGGGKVRAVALGTTDGLVRGAQIEDTGGPVTVPVGMQTLGRVFNLVGEPIDMRGEVKAESRRPIHHAPPDFADLTPKSEMMETGIKVIDLLAPFVRGGKIGLFGGAGLGKTVVVQEMIARIAREHSGYSVFAGVGERTREGNDLWLEMQEATFKDAQGNVKQVMDHTAMVFGQMNEPPGARLRAALSALTMAEWFRDESGADTMLFVDNIFRFSQAGSEVSALLGRMPSAVGYQPTLGTEMGDLQERITSTKKGAITSVQAIYVPADDLTDPAPATTFTHLDAFIVLARGISEKGIYPAIDPLASSSRILDAQYIGERHYKVAREVQQILQRYRDLQDIIAILGVEELSEEDKLLVSRARKIERFFSQPFFVAEVFTGYPGNYTRKEDTIRSFEEICAGKWDHLPEQAFMYVGTVEDAAAKAEKLAKN; encoded by the coding sequence ATGGCAAAGTCAAATGGTCGCAATTTCGGGCGAGTGACGCAGGTGATCGGCTCCACGCTCGATGCGGAGTTCGACGAGGACCGGATGCCCAAGTTGTACAACGCCCTGAAGGTGAACGTTGAACGTAAGGTCCTGGGCATGACCGAACGCGAGACGCTCTGGTGCGAGGTTGCCCTGCACTTGGGCGGCGGCAAGGTGCGGGCCGTTGCTCTGGGCACGACGGACGGACTGGTAAGGGGTGCTCAGATCGAGGACACAGGCGGTCCGGTGACCGTGCCCGTGGGCATGCAAACCCTCGGCCGTGTGTTCAATCTCGTCGGCGAACCCATCGACATGCGCGGCGAGGTGAAGGCCGAGTCCCGCCGGCCGATCCACCATGCACCGCCCGATTTCGCCGACCTGACCCCGAAGTCGGAGATGATGGAAACCGGCATCAAGGTCATCGACCTGTTGGCCCCCTTTGTCCGCGGCGGCAAAATCGGCCTGTTCGGCGGTGCCGGCCTCGGCAAGACGGTCGTCGTGCAGGAAATGATTGCCCGCATCGCCCGCGAGCATTCGGGTTACTCCGTGTTTGCCGGTGTCGGAGAACGTACTCGCGAAGGCAACGACCTCTGGCTCGAAATGCAAGAGGCGACCTTCAAGGACGCCCAGGGCAACGTCAAACAGGTCATGGATCACACCGCTATGGTGTTCGGACAGATGAACGAGCCTCCGGGCGCACGCCTCCGGGCGGCCCTGAGCGCCCTGACCATGGCGGAGTGGTTCCGCGATGAGTCCGGGGCCGACACCATGCTTTTTGTGGACAACATCTTCCGATTCTCCCAGGCCGGCTCGGAGGTTTCCGCCCTGCTGGGCCGAATGCCTTCGGCTGTCGGCTACCAACCGACCCTCGGCACCGAGATGGGTGATCTCCAGGAACGGATCACCTCGACCAAGAAGGGGGCGATCACTTCGGTGCAGGCCATTTACGTGCCCGCCGATGACCTGACTGACCCGGCGCCGGCGACCACGTTTACGCACCTGGATGCATTCATCGTTCTGGCCCGCGGAATCAGCGAGAAGGGCATCTATCCCGCGATCGATCCTCTCGCCTCATCCAGCCGTATTCTTGACGCCCAGTACATTGGCGAGCGGCACTACAAGGTCGCCCGAGAAGTGCAGCAGATTCTCCAGCGATACCGCGACCTCCAGGACATCATCGCGATTCTGGGCGTCGAGGAGCTTTCCGAGGAGGACAAGCTCCTGGTCAGCCGGGCGAGGAAAATCGAGAGGTTCTTCTCTCAGCCGTTCTTCGTGGCGGAGGTGTTCACCGGTTATCCCGGCAACTACACGCGCAAGGAAGACACGATCCGCAGCTTTGAAGAGATTTGCGCGGGCAAATGGGACCACCTGCCCGAGCAGGCGTTCATGTACGTGGGGACCGTAGAAGACGCGGCCGCGAAGGCGGAGAAACTGGCGAAGAATTGA
- the atpB gene encoding F0F1 ATP synthase subunit A, protein MMMDLLATGSNPLTHVVDYAWKRVGHDGPLHTFTLISNHIIMMIVAAVLLIILLPRLVRVPQRGDEITRMTPRGGRNVVETICEMLREFVAKPNLGPYTDRFIPYLWTAFFFILTCNLLGLLPLEPITKPIFGHGIYGTATGNIYTTGTLAACTLVMVIANGLRIHGMAYVKHFFMGPFPINCLIAVLEVFGLLVKCVALAIRLFANMLAGHILLGVLLSFIAMAGAASAALALLVVAPFVVLGSVAITFLEIFVAFLQAFIFTFLTAVFIGLAVNIHSEHGEEQEGEEVRAEPGH, encoded by the coding sequence ATGATGATGGATCTTCTGGCAACCGGCTCAAATCCTCTGACGCACGTGGTCGATTACGCGTGGAAGAGGGTTGGTCACGATGGCCCATTGCACACGTTCACATTGATCTCGAACCACATCATCATGATGATCGTGGCGGCCGTGCTGCTGATCATCCTGCTGCCGCGACTGGTTCGAGTACCGCAGAGGGGAGACGAAATCACGCGGATGACGCCGCGCGGCGGCCGAAACGTGGTCGAGACGATCTGCGAAATGCTTCGGGAGTTTGTGGCGAAACCGAATCTCGGGCCCTATACGGACCGCTTCATTCCCTATCTGTGGACGGCGTTTTTCTTCATTCTGACCTGCAATCTCCTGGGTCTCTTGCCCCTTGAGCCGATTACCAAGCCGATTTTCGGGCATGGCATCTACGGAACCGCGACGGGCAACATCTACACCACGGGTACGCTTGCCGCGTGCACACTCGTGATGGTGATCGCCAACGGGTTGCGGATTCACGGGATGGCGTATGTGAAGCACTTCTTCATGGGGCCGTTTCCGATCAACTGTCTGATCGCGGTTCTTGAAGTATTCGGGTTGCTGGTCAAGTGTGTGGCGCTCGCCATTCGTCTCTTTGCTAACATGCTGGCCGGGCACATTCTCCTGGGCGTGTTGCTGAGCTTCATCGCGATGGCCGGCGCAGCCAGCGCCGCGTTAGCCCTGCTGGTTGTGGCTCCGTTTGTGGTGCTTGGGAGTGTGGCGATAACGTTCCTGGAGATCTTTGTGGCGTTTCTCCAGGCCTTTATCTTTACGTTCCTGACCGCGGTGTTCATCGGCTTGGCGGTCAACATTCATTCCGAACACGGTGAAGAGCAGGAAGGCGAGGAGGTCAGGGCGGAGCCTGGTCACTGA
- a CDS encoding sodium/solute symporter (Members of the Solute:Sodium Symporter (SSS), TC 2.A.21 as described in tcdb.org, catalyze solute:Na+ symport. Known solutes for members of the family include sugars, amino acids, nucleosides, inositols, vitamins, urea or anions, depending on the system.): MLASSYQPVDYAIIIIYFILTLAIGLWSARKAKGGSKEFFIAERSLPWWVVGFTMVAASISAEQMLGEVGYGFGAGLVVSNWDLGVYPSLTLMIFVFLPLYLRSGTTTIPEYLEKRYNKTTRLLFAVYTVFNNACVTLVMVLALGATAMKYFLGIPPILGTAILAVFTGIYTVYGGMSSVAWTDTFQCILLLAGGLTLFGAGLNEVPGGWSGLLERMRDAGSAHLIRPMDDPYVPWPGVILLMLSTNVWYCCTNQFYVQSCLGAKDERHGRMGVLLTAFLGPVLTLCFAFPGYIASDLLKQGVLPALPLTPDGQPDANATYPHLAQFLLGPGLRGFLVAAVLGAIMSSVSAIVNATASVYTIDIHRRWLRPAASDRELVRVGRLVGLVTLLVAFPLTLLASSYRYIFTYSQNAWCILAIPIMLAFTYGALWKRTTAKAATATFVLAAPFVAVPFVWGNPDDNWLRLPFISGRIHLFNFAFVLWIAAAVFMIAVSLLTRPAPAEAVAPYVWRPSLNLPSPEHRGQYPWYQTVGFWAVIAAIMYLIIYVIFW, encoded by the coding sequence ATGCTCGCAAGCAGTTACCAGCCTGTCGATTATGCCATCATCATTATCTATTTTATCCTTACGTTGGCCATCGGGTTGTGGTCAGCAAGAAAAGCCAAAGGGGGATCCAAAGAGTTCTTCATCGCCGAGCGGTCGCTGCCGTGGTGGGTGGTCGGCTTCACCATGGTCGCGGCAAGCATCAGCGCTGAGCAAATGCTGGGCGAGGTCGGATACGGCTTCGGGGCCGGGTTGGTGGTCTCGAACTGGGATCTGGGTGTGTACCCTTCCCTGACGCTGATGATTTTCGTGTTCCTGCCGCTGTATCTGCGCAGCGGCACGACGACGATTCCCGAATACCTTGAGAAGCGGTACAACAAGACGACGCGTCTGCTTTTTGCCGTGTACACCGTCTTCAACAACGCCTGCGTTACGCTGGTCATGGTGCTGGCGCTGGGTGCCACGGCGATGAAGTACTTCCTGGGAATCCCGCCGATTCTGGGCACGGCGATCCTGGCCGTGTTCACGGGCATCTACACCGTTTACGGCGGCATGTCCTCGGTCGCATGGACGGACACCTTTCAGTGCATCCTGCTGCTCGCCGGCGGTCTCACGCTTTTCGGGGCGGGGCTCAACGAGGTACCCGGTGGGTGGTCCGGGCTGTTGGAACGAATGCGGGACGCAGGCTCGGCACATCTCATCCGGCCGATGGATGACCCCTACGTGCCTTGGCCCGGAGTGATCCTGCTGATGTTGTCAACCAACGTCTGGTACTGCTGCACGAATCAGTTCTACGTTCAGTCCTGCCTCGGGGCCAAAGACGAACGCCACGGTCGCATGGGTGTGCTCTTGACGGCCTTCCTTGGGCCGGTTCTGACTCTTTGCTTCGCCTTTCCCGGCTACATCGCAAGTGACCTTCTGAAGCAGGGCGTGCTGCCGGCCCTGCCGCTCACACCGGACGGCCAGCCCGACGCCAATGCCACGTACCCGCATCTTGCGCAGTTCCTGCTGGGTCCGGGGCTTCGAGGCTTTCTGGTCGCCGCCGTCCTGGGGGCGATCATGTCGAGCGTGAGCGCCATCGTGAACGCCACCGCCAGCGTCTACACGATCGACATTCACCGACGCTGGCTGCGTCCGGCCGCAAGTGATCGCGAACTGGTTCGCGTCGGCAGACTGGTCGGTTTGGTTACCCTGCTCGTCGCGTTCCCGCTGACCCTGCTGGCGAGCAGCTACCGCTATATCTTCACCTACTCGCAAAATGCCTGGTGTATTCTGGCCATCCCGATCATGCTGGCGTTTACCTATGGGGCGTTGTGGAAGCGCACGACCGCCAAGGCGGCGACCGCAACGTTTGTCTTGGCCGCGCCTTTCGTCGCAGTGCCGTTCGTCTGGGGCAATCCCGATGACAACTGGCTGCGACTGCCATTCATCTCAGGCAGAATTCACCTGTTCAACTTTGCCTTCGTGCTTTGGATCGCGGCGGCCGTCTTCATGATCGCGGTCAGCCTGCTGACGAGGCCGGCGCCGGCGGAGGCCGTCGCCCCGTATGTCTGGAGACCGTCGCTCAACCTGCCTTCGCCGGAGCATCGCGGGCAGTATCCATGGTATCAGACCGTCGGCTTCTGGGCCGTTATCGCGGCAATCATGTATCTGATCATCTATGTGATATTCTGGTGA
- the atpF gene encoding F0F1 ATP synthase subunit B, which translates to MTARAHNYMVIAVLHLATAGTLLASEDGRPNLFGGDLGNLVWSLVIFMLVLVILGRFAWKPLLTGLQHREKFIHDSLAGAKRDREEAETRLKELTARLENAKQEASAIVEEGRRDAEVVKRRIEDEARRNAEALIERAKREIGIARDTALRDLHEESAKLAMEMAGAVLKRQLTPEDHRRLVGEALAKLKERGAESRN; encoded by the coding sequence ATGACAGCTCGAGCGCACAATTACATGGTGATTGCGGTACTTCATCTTGCGACGGCCGGCACCCTGTTAGCCAGTGAGGACGGCCGGCCCAACCTTTTCGGCGGAGACCTGGGGAATCTTGTCTGGTCTCTGGTCATCTTTATGCTCGTGCTGGTCATTCTGGGCAGGTTTGCCTGGAAGCCGTTGCTGACCGGTCTTCAGCATCGGGAGAAGTTTATTCACGATTCCCTGGCCGGCGCCAAGCGCGATCGCGAGGAGGCCGAGACGCGGCTGAAAGAGCTGACCGCAAGGCTGGAGAACGCCAAGCAGGAGGCCAGTGCCATTGTCGAAGAGGGGCGGCGCGACGCGGAAGTGGTCAAGCGAAGGATCGAAGATGAAGCCCGCCGCAACGCCGAGGCGCTGATCGAGCGGGCCAAGCGCGAGATCGGCATCGCCCGCGACACCGCCCTGCGGGACCTCCACGAGGAATCCGCAAAGCTGGCAATGGAGATGGCGGGGGCGGTGCTCAAGCGGCAGTTGACCCCCGAAGATCACCGACGGCTCGTCGGCGAGGCCTTGGCAAAGCTCAAAGAGCGGGGCGCCGAAAGTCGCAACTGA
- a CDS encoding AtpZ/AtpI family protein has product MSDPKSPWRLPPGIMQLAGAGVELAAGVGGACLLGWWIDRHFGTRPWGLLVCAIVGIVGGLYNLIRRATHEMAEPPRARERKNRKDVGPDGTTSW; this is encoded by the coding sequence ATGAGCGACCCGAAGTCACCTTGGCGGTTGCCGCCAGGCATAATGCAACTGGCCGGCGCGGGTGTCGAACTGGCGGCGGGTGTGGGTGGGGCTTGCCTGTTGGGTTGGTGGATCGACCGCCACTTCGGCACGAGACCCTGGGGCCTGCTGGTATGCGCGATCGTGGGGATAGTGGGAGGCCTCTACAATCTGATCCGGCGCGCCACGCATGAGATGGCGGAACCGCCACGAGCACGAGAAAGAAAGAATCGCAAAGACGTGGGGCCTGACGGGACGACATCGTGGTGA
- the atpH gene encoding ATP synthase F1 subunit delta — translation MAHTFDESMALADVYAEALLTAAAERGEEEAIAREMAEFMRFIEREIDLCRMLAADSVDDEPRRESIERIFRGRMSDLLVNLLQVMNNRGRLNLLRKVGRCVELRMEEKHHQQEVIVETAMPLADDERQAIREEMSARIGKEAILIEQTRPELIGGVVIHYGDIQVDASVASRISRTLRRMRERATEEIHGGRGYVLEA, via the coding sequence ATGGCTCATACCTTTGATGAAAGCATGGCCCTTGCGGACGTGTACGCCGAAGCGCTGCTCACGGCGGCGGCCGAACGCGGCGAGGAGGAGGCCATCGCCCGCGAAATGGCCGAGTTCATGCGCTTTATCGAGCGAGAGATCGATCTATGCCGCATGTTGGCGGCGGACTCGGTGGACGATGAACCGCGACGGGAGTCGATCGAGCGCATCTTCAGGGGGCGCATGAGCGATTTGCTGGTCAACCTTCTGCAGGTCATGAACAACCGGGGGCGCTTGAACCTCCTGCGCAAGGTGGGCCGATGCGTGGAATTGCGCATGGAGGAGAAGCATCATCAGCAGGAAGTCATCGTCGAGACGGCCATGCCGCTTGCGGATGACGAGAGGCAAGCGATTCGCGAGGAAATGAGCGCCCGAATCGGGAAAGAGGCCATCCTCATCGAACAGACGAGGCCCGAACTGATCGGCGGTGTCGTCATCCATTACGGTGACATCCAGGTTGACGCAAGCGTGGCTTCGCGGATCAGCCGAACGCTCAGGCGGATGCGCGAGCGCGCGACTGAGGAGATTCACGGCGGACGTGGATACGTCCTTGAGGCGTGA
- the atpE gene encoding ATP synthase F0 subunit C, with product MVLAAPAMAAEAAAAGSDKAAEGKGFLLLQDKGASFLGAAIGAGLVIIGGAAGIARIGGSAVESMARQPEVASQINLTTLITAAMVEGATLFAVVVCLLVLFF from the coding sequence ATGGTCTTGGCGGCACCGGCGATGGCCGCCGAGGCTGCGGCAGCCGGATCGGACAAAGCGGCCGAAGGCAAGGGTTTTTTGTTGCTCCAGGATAAGGGCGCGAGCTTTCTGGGCGCGGCCATCGGTGCCGGCCTGGTGATCATAGGCGGCGCCGCGGGCATTGCCCGCATCGGCGGCAGCGCCGTCGAGTCCATGGCCCGGCAACCCGAGGTTGCCAGCCAGATCAACCTGACGACGCTGATTACCGCGGCGATGGTCGAAGGTGCAACGTTGTTTGCCGTGGTGGTCTGCCTGTTGGTGCTGTTCTTTTGA
- a CDS encoding cobalamin-dependent protein (Presence of a B(12) (cobalamin)-binding domain implies dependence on cobalamin itself, in one of its several forms, or in some unusual lineages, dependence on a cobalamin-like analog.), translated as MMSAERHFQRLMIPLLAGRRQECRDVLEEAMNEGLEARQVYRSVIWPAMEHVAQMYREDRISLAAEHMAVRISRSLADQLQARLPRSEANGKRMLLTCAEGEPEELGAQMCADLFEADGWDVYFVGGGVPDDEILELVGRLRPDILMIFGTQPGGVPGVRRLIDLIREVGSNPTMNIMISGGVFNRAEGLWKEVNADLFAPNAAEALKIAASAQPRKPEIRIPGAPKKRRRRRRPPLLAQLEA; from the coding sequence ACGTCAGGAGTGCAGGGATGTGCTCGAAGAGGCGATGAACGAAGGGCTTGAAGCGAGGCAGGTCTACCGAAGTGTGATCTGGCCGGCGATGGAGCACGTAGCGCAGATGTACCGCGAGGACCGGATCAGCCTGGCCGCTGAGCACATGGCTGTACGAATCAGCCGTTCACTCGCTGACCAGTTACAGGCAAGACTGCCGCGAAGCGAGGCAAACGGCAAACGCATGCTGTTGACCTGTGCGGAAGGAGAACCCGAGGAGCTGGGCGCCCAGATGTGCGCCGACCTTTTCGAGGCGGATGGCTGGGACGTGTACTTTGTGGGCGGAGGGGTGCCCGATGATGAGATCCTGGAACTGGTGGGGCGGCTGCGCCCGGATATCCTGATGATCTTTGGCACGCAGCCCGGCGGTGTTCCCGGCGTACGGCGGCTTATTGATCTGATTCGCGAGGTCGGCAGCAATCCGACGATGAACATCATGATTTCCGGCGGCGTGTTCAATCGTGCGGAGGGGTTGTGGAAGGAGGTCAACGCCGACTTGTTTGCGCCCAATGCCGCCGAGGCCTTGAAGATTGCAGCAAGCGCGCAACCGCGCAAACCTGAGATTCGAATTCCCGGCGCTCCCAAGAAGCGCCGTCGCCGTCGTCGTCCCCCTTTGCTGGCGCAGTTGGAGGCGTAG
- the atpG gene encoding ATP synthase F1 subunit gamma, with product MAKARAIIKRRKAVINIRKITRTMQLIATARFQAAFNRATKTRPYTERITDLVRRLSRGQGDLSHPLLKVNDQAKRSRLIVITSNRGLCGGYNGGILRSAIEHLKVREQAGETVDIHVTGKKGISYFKFLGRAMAATDTRFEDKPQYVEIEPIAADVMAAYERQEIDAVHVAYMRFFSAGVQRPHVMQLLPIEPPEPDTETGEAAAPVQYDFTPPPEELLAELLPETVRVRLFQCFIDAAVSEQVARMVAMKSATDAAGDMIRTLTQHYNRARQSQITLELLDIVSGAEALR from the coding sequence ATGGCCAAGGCACGGGCGATCATCAAACGCCGTAAGGCGGTGATCAACATCCGCAAGATCACGCGGACCATGCAGTTGATCGCAACCGCACGCTTTCAGGCCGCTTTCAACCGTGCCACCAAGACCCGGCCTTACACCGAGCGGATCACCGACCTGGTGCGCCGGCTCTCGCGAGGGCAGGGCGACCTGTCTCATCCCCTGCTGAAGGTGAACGATCAGGCAAAGCGGTCGCGTTTGATCGTGATCACGAGTAACCGCGGCTTGTGCGGCGGCTACAACGGCGGAATCCTGCGTTCGGCGATCGAGCACCTGAAAGTCCGGGAACAGGCAGGCGAGACCGTCGATATCCATGTGACGGGCAAGAAAGGCATCTCGTACTTCAAGTTCCTCGGGCGTGCCATGGCGGCGACCGACACGCGATTTGAAGACAAGCCGCAGTACGTCGAGATCGAGCCGATCGCCGCGGACGTAATGGCTGCCTACGAGCGCCAGGAAATCGACGCCGTCCACGTGGCATACATGCGGTTTTTCTCGGCAGGCGTGCAGCGTCCGCACGTCATGCAGTTGCTGCCGATCGAGCCGCCGGAGCCGGATACCGAAACAGGCGAGGCCGCCGCCCCCGTGCAATATGATTTTACGCCGCCGCCCGAGGAACTGCTGGCCGAACTTCTGCCGGAAACCGTGAGAGTCCGGTTATTCCAGTGTTTCATCGACGCGGCGGTGAGCGAGCAGGTGGCCCGCATGGTCGCGATGAAGTCCGCGACCGATGCGGCCGGAGACATGATCCGAACGCTGACCCAGCACTACAACCGGGCCCGGCAATCGCAGATTACGCTGGAATTGCTGGACATCGTCAGCGGCGCGGAGGCACTCAGGTAA
- a CDS encoding SGNH/GDSL hydrolase family protein, whose translation MILSLAPPPATQPATRPAEMKIGPGQQIVAMGDSITQAGGYLRAMDAVFAQQYAGMKIPPIVNVGVGGQKAEDMVARFEKDVVRRSPAIVTVSVGINDVWHRMADRPDPRVLEAYERNLERMVKMAQESGARVLVLAPTVIEEDPASEGNKRLAAYVAAGKRVAQRNKCQYVDLHALFLKAIEKRKKDSGSQERFFTTDGVHMKPAGDVLMAVGLLRALGVPDEKMRATDLAKVFPEAGQP comes from the coding sequence ATGATTCTTTCGCTTGCGCCGCCGCCCGCGACCCAGCCGGCAACCCGTCCGGCCGAGATGAAGATCGGGCCCGGCCAACAGATCGTCGCCATGGGGGACAGCATCACCCAGGCGGGCGGCTACCTGAGGGCGATGGACGCGGTGTTCGCCCAGCAGTACGCGGGGATGAAGATTCCGCCGATCGTCAATGTGGGCGTCGGCGGTCAGAAGGCCGAGGACATGGTCGCCCGCTTTGAGAAAGACGTTGTTCGCCGCAGCCCCGCAATTGTGACCGTCAGCGTGGGGATCAATGATGTCTGGCATCGAATGGCCGATCGGCCTGATCCGCGGGTGCTCGAAGCCTACGAGCGGAACCTGGAACGTATGGTCAAGATGGCTCAGGAGTCAGGCGCTCGCGTGCTGGTGCTGGCACCCACGGTGATTGAGGAAGACCCGGCTTCGGAGGGCAACAAGCGGCTGGCCGCTTATGTGGCCGCCGGCAAGAGGGTGGCCCAGCGGAACAAGTGCCAATACGTGGATTTGCATGCCTTGTTTCTCAAGGCGATCGAGAAACGAAAAAAGGATTCCGGGTCGCAAGAGCGGTTCTTTACCACTGATGGCGTGCACATGAAGCCCGCCGGCGATGTGCTGATGGCTGTCGGCTTGCTGCGGGCGCTCGGTGTGCCGGACGAGAAGATGAGAGCAACGGATCTGGCCAAGGTCTTTCCCGAGGCTGGACAGCCCTGA
- the atpC gene encoding ATP synthase F1 subunit epsilon, giving the protein MAEKTFKCSVLTPEARVFEGDVESVVLPAHDGEIGVLFCRAPLLCKLGAGSLRLRKGTETQTWFVDGGFAQVIENQVTVLTQKALRPEEISAADAQARLEEALKMPAGDDAALRRKNRIVAGARAQLRMALM; this is encoded by the coding sequence ATGGCAGAGAAGACCTTCAAGTGCAGCGTGTTGACCCCCGAGGCCCGGGTCTTTGAGGGCGACGTCGAGTCGGTGGTGCTGCCTGCCCATGACGGCGAAATCGGCGTGCTGTTCTGCCGCGCTCCACTTCTGTGCAAGCTGGGCGCGGGTAGCCTGCGATTGCGCAAGGGCACGGAAACGCAAACTTGGTTTGTGGACGGCGGTTTTGCACAGGTGATCGAGAACCAGGTGACTGTTCTGACCCAGAAAGCCCTGCGTCCGGAAGAGATCTCCGCGGCCGACGCCCAAGCCCGCCTCGAGGAAGCCCTGAAAATGCCGGCCGGTGACGACGCGGCCCTTCGTCGCAAGAACCGGATCGTGGCCGGCGCACGGGCGCAGCTCCGCATGGCCTTGATGTAG
- the atpA gene encoding F0F1 ATP synthase subunit alpha: MKFKVDEIASVLREEIAKYKSEIDVAEVGKVLQVGDGIAQIYGLSNAMAGEMLEFQNGAIGQVFNLEENSIGAVILGDYLGIMEGDTVRGTGQLLSVPVGEAMIGRVVDPLGRPLDNAGVIETPLRRPLESNAPGIAGREPVNEPLQTGIKAIDSMIPIGRGQRELIIGDRKTGKTAIGVDTIINQKGTGVICVYVAIGQKESTIAGVVDALRQHGAMDYTIVVSAGSSDSAPLQYIAPYAGCAMAEYFMYEQGKATLCVYDDLTKHAAAYRQLSLLLRRPPGREAYPGDVFYLHGRLLERSCKLATRYVLVPKSAPANYKPAINEKVYVGKPGRAEAERDLKALGRTDYEIRKIPGSGGSLTALPVIETLEGEVSAYIPTNVISITDGQIYLEPDLFFGGVRPAINVGISVSRVGGKAQIKAMKKIAGSLRLDLAAFRELEAFAQLGTDLDAATQRQLDRGRAMVELLKQGQYAPMHVADQVISIFAGTQGFCDDVPLSRISAFEAALLKHVGDEYPEVREQLIQSGDLTDELRDRLVGIISDFKKRFMASK; encoded by the coding sequence ATGAAATTCAAGGTAGACGAGATCGCGTCGGTCCTGCGGGAGGAGATCGCGAAGTATAAGAGCGAGATCGACGTCGCCGAAGTGGGCAAGGTCTTGCAGGTCGGCGACGGCATCGCCCAGATCTACGGTCTCTCCAACGCGATGGCCGGCGAAATGCTCGAATTCCAGAACGGGGCCATCGGTCAAGTCTTCAACCTCGAAGAAAACTCGATCGGCGCGGTGATCCTGGGCGATTACCTCGGCATTATGGAAGGCGATACCGTCCGCGGCACGGGACAACTGCTTTCGGTGCCCGTTGGTGAGGCGATGATCGGTCGCGTGGTCGATCCGCTGGGTCGGCCGCTGGACAACGCCGGCGTCATCGAGACTCCCCTCCGCCGCCCGCTCGAATCGAATGCCCCGGGCATCGCCGGACGCGAACCGGTCAATGAGCCTCTTCAGACCGGCATCAAGGCCATCGACAGCATGATTCCCATCGGCCGGGGCCAGCGTGAGCTGATCATCGGCGACCGCAAGACCGGCAAGACCGCCATCGGCGTGGATACCATCATCAACCAGAAGGGCACCGGGGTGATTTGCGTCTACGTCGCGATCGGGCAGAAGGAGTCGACCATCGCCGGGGTGGTCGATGCCCTTCGCCAGCACGGGGCCATGGATTACACCATCGTCGTCTCGGCCGGCAGCTCCGATTCGGCTCCGCTTCAGTACATCGCGCCTTATGCCGGCTGCGCCATGGCCGAATACTTCATGTACGAGCAGGGCAAGGCGACCTTGTGCGTTTACGATGATCTCACCAAGCACGCTGCGGCGTATCGCCAGTTGTCTCTGCTGCTTCGCCGGCCGCCCGGCCGGGAGGCTTACCCGGGCGACGTGTTCTATCTGCACGGCCGGCTGCTCGAACGATCGTGCAAGCTTGCGACGCGCTATGTGCTGGTTCCCAAGTCGGCCCCCGCGAACTACAAGCCGGCGATCAACGAGAAGGTTTACGTGGGCAAGCCGGGAAGAGCGGAGGCAGAGAGGGATCTCAAGGCGCTCGGCAGGACGGACTACGAAATCCGCAAGATTCCGGGGTCCGGAGGCTCCCTCACGGCCCTGCCGGTCATCGAGACGCTGGAAGGCGAGGTATCGGCGTACATCCCGACAAACGTGATTTCCATCACCGACGGCCAGATTTATCTTGAGCCGGACCTGTTCTTCGGCGGCGTCCGGCCGGCGATCAATGTCGGCATCAGCGTGTCGCGCGTCGGCGGCAAAGCCCAGATCAAGGCGATGAAGAAGATCGCCGGATCGTTGCGGCTTGACTTGGCCGCCTTCCGGGAGCTCGAAGCCTTCGCCCAGCTCGGCACCGACCTCGACGCCGCGACGCAGCGGCAACTGGACCGCGGCCGGGCGATGGTCGAACTGCTCAAGCAGGGGCAGTATGCGCCCATGCACGTGGCCGACCAGGTGATCAGCATCTTCGCCGGAACGCAAGGCTTCTGCGATGACGTGCCGCTCAGCCGGATCTCCGCGTTTGAAGCCGCCTTGCTCAAGCACGTTGGTGACGAGTACCCGGAGGTTCGCGAGCAGCTGATACAAAGCGGCGACCTGACGGACGAACTCCGGGACAGGTTGGTCGGCATCATAAGCGATTTCAAGAAACGCTTCATGGCGAGCAAGTAA